A genome region from Glycine max cultivar Williams 82 chromosome 5, Glycine_max_v4.0, whole genome shotgun sequence includes the following:
- the LOC100805622 gene encoding spermidine synthase 2 isoform X1 — MVIHVYKKFFPDIAVGYEDPRMHVHIRDGVAFINSVPEGAYDVIILDAFPAMGHSADVLADKCFLESIAKALRPRGVLLWHTNSEVADTIANCKIFKGSVNYAWATVPAYVSGAIGFMLCSTEGPPVNFKHPINKLNPEKNGVAKGPPKFYNSEIHATAFFCGQGWLIQQDIHK; from the exons ATGGTCATTCAT GTTTATAAGAAGTTTTTCCCAGATATAGCTGTTGGTTACGAGGATCCCCGAATGCATGTTCATATCAGAGATG GAGTTGCGTTCATCAATTCTGTTCCTGAGGGCGCTTACGATGTCATTATACTGGATGCTTTTCCAGCAATGG GACATAGTGCAGATGTTCTTGCTGATAAATGCTTCTTAGAATCAATAGCAAAGGCTCTTCGACCCCGTGGAGTGCTGTTGTGGCATACGAACTCTGAGGTTGCAGATACCATAGCTAATTGCAAGATATTCAAAGGCTCCGTTAATTATGCCTGGGCAACAGTTCCTGCATATGTAAG TGGGGCGATTGGATTCATGCTTTGCTCCACGGAGGGTCCCCCAGTGAACTTCAAACAtccaataaataaattgaatccaGAGAAAAATGGGGTAGCAAAGGGACCTCCTAAGTTTTATAACTCAGAG ATCCATGCTACTGCCTTCTTTTGTGGACAAGGTTGGTTGATCCAACAAGATATTCATAAATAA
- the LOC100805622 gene encoding spermidine synthase isoform X2 — translation MVIHVYKKFFPDIAVGYEDPRMHVHIRDGVAFINSVPEGAYDVIILDAFPAMGHSADVLADKCFLESIAKALRPRGVLLWHTNSEVADTIANCKIFKGSVNYAWATVPAYWGDWIHALLHGGSPSELQTSNK, via the exons ATGGTCATTCAT GTTTATAAGAAGTTTTTCCCAGATATAGCTGTTGGTTACGAGGATCCCCGAATGCATGTTCATATCAGAGATG GAGTTGCGTTCATCAATTCTGTTCCTGAGGGCGCTTACGATGTCATTATACTGGATGCTTTTCCAGCAATGG GACATAGTGCAGATGTTCTTGCTGATAAATGCTTCTTAGAATCAATAGCAAAGGCTCTTCGACCCCGTGGAGTGCTGTTGTGGCATACGAACTCTGAGGTTGCAGATACCATAGCTAATTGCAAGATATTCAAAGGCTCCGTTAATTATGCCTGGGCAACAGTTCCTGCATAT TGGGGCGATTGGATTCATGCTTTGCTCCACGGAGGGTCCCCCAGTGAACTTCAAACAtccaataaataa
- the LOC100804903 gene encoding nucleobase-ascorbate transporter 6, which yields MAGGGGAPAPKIDEPQPHPPKDQLPNVSYCITSPPPWPEAILLGFQHYLVMLGTTVLIPTALVPQMGGGNEEKAKVIQTLLFVAGINTLLQTLFGTRLPAVIGGSYTYVATTISIILSGRFSDEPDPIEKFKRIMRATQGALIVASTLQIVLGFSGLWRNVARFLSPLSAVPLVSLVGFGLYELGFPGVAKCVEIGLPELILLVFISQFVPHVLHAGKHVFDRFAVLFTIAIVWLYAYLLTVGGAYNHAAPKTQSTCRTDRSGLIESAPWIRVPYPFQWGAPTFDAGEAFAMMMASFVALVESSGAFIAVYRYASATPLPPSILSRGIGWQGVGILLSGLFGTGNGSSVSVENAGLLALTRVGSRRVVQIAAGFMIFFSILGKFGAVFASIPPPIVAALYCLFFAYVGAGGLSFLQFCNLNSFRTIFVLGYSIFIGLSVSQYFNEYTAINGYGPVHTKARWFNDIINVPFQSKAFVAGCVAYFLDNTLHKKEAAIRKDRGKHWWDKYRSFKTDTRSEEFYSLPFNLNKYFPSV from the exons ATGGCAGGAGGTGGTGGAGCTCCAGCACCTAAGATTGATGAGCCACAACCTCATCCCCCGAAGGATCAGTTACCGAATGTTTCTTACTGCATTACGAGTCCTCCTCCATGGC CTGAGGCCATACTTCTTGGTTTTCAACATTATCTTGTGATGCTCGGTACAACTGTGCTAATTCCCACTGCTCTTGTTCCCCAGATGGGAGGTGGCAAT GAGGAGAAGGCAAAAGTTATCCAAACTCTACTTTTTGTAGCTGGAATTAACACATTGCTGCAAACTCTGTTTGGAACTCGATTGCCTGCAGTAATTGGAGGGTCTTATACTTACGTTGCAACAACAATCTCTATTATTCTTTCTGGTCGATTCAGTGATGAGCCAGATCCTATAGAG AAATTCAAGAGGATAATGCGGGCAACCCAAGGTGCTCTTATTGTTGCttcaactcttcaaatagtACTAGGCTTTAGTGGCCTTTGGCGAAATGTTGCAAG GTTCTTAAGTCCACTTTCAGCAGTTCCTTTGGTATCTCTTGTTGGTTTTGGGCTTTATGAGTTAGGCTTTCCTGGG GTTGCTAAATGTGTAGAGATTGGACTGCCAGAGCTTATATTACTAGTATTTATTTCACAG TTTGTACCTCATGTGCTACATGCAGGAAAACATGTCTTCGATCGGTTCGCTGTTTTATTTACAATTGCAATTGTATGGTTATATGCTTATCTGCTCACTGTTGGAGGGGCATACAACCATGCTGCACCTAAAACACAGTCAACCTGTCGCACTGATCGATCTGGTTTAATAGAATCTGCCCCATG GATACGAGTTCCTTATCCATTTCAATGGGGAGCACCTACATTTGATGCAGGTGAAGCCTTTGCCATGATGATGGCATCCTTTGTTGCTCTTGTAGAG TCCAGTGGAGCTTTTATTGCTGTCTATCGGTATGCAAGTGCAACACCATTACCACCATCTATTCTTAGTCGCGGCATCGGTTGGCAG GGAGTTGGCATTCTGTTATCAGGATTGTTTGGAACTGGCAATGGATCCTCTGTATCTGT AGAAAATGCTGGTCTTTTGGCTTTAACTCGTGTTGGCAGTCGAAGAGTGGTGCAAATAGCGGCCGgttttatgattttcttttcaattctcG GGAAATTTGGAGCCGTTTTTGCATCCATTCCACCTCCCATTGTTGCTGCACTGTACTGCTTGTTTTTCGCTTATGTTG GAGCGGGAGGTCTAAGTTTTCTTCAATTCTGCAACCTCAACAGTTTTAGAACAATATTTGTATTAGGCTACTCCATCTTCATTGGCTTGTCTGTGTCGCAGTACTTCAATGAGTACACAGCAATTAATGGTTATGGTCCGGTTCACACCAAAGCAAGATGG TTCAATGATATAATCAATGTCCCGTTCCAATCAAAAGCCTTTGTTGCGGGTTGTGTGGCATATTTCTTGGACAACACACTACATAAGAAGGAAGCTGCTATTCGGAAAGATAGAGGAAAGCATTGGTGGGACAAGTACCGTTCCTTCAAGACTGACACAAGAAGTGAAGAGTTTTATTCACTGCCTTTCAACCTCAACAAATACTTCCCATCTGTGTAA